The Amycolatopsis endophytica genome includes the window CTCGCCGCAGCGGTTCGCCGTCACGGGCGCTCAGTGCGTGCAGCGGCCCGGCACGGTCGAGAATCGCGGGCAGCGCACTGGCCCCACCCGGCGGGAGGTGGAGCACGACCAGGACCGCGGCGGGCAGGTCCGCGGGAAGCCCCGCGGCGAACTCACGCAGCGCCTCGACGCCACCGGCGGAGGCTCCCACGACAATGAGATCCCGCGGTTGTCCGGCCACTCCTCGACGGTAGCCCCTTTTCGGCCTGTCAGCAGATCATGAACCGACGGCGTCGACGACGGAATCGAACCGGGGCACCTGCGCGGTGAGCCCGGTGACGTCGAAGATCCGGAGCAGCCTGCCGCTGCGCGGAACCACCAGCCGCAGGTCACACCCCCGCGCCTGGGCCTCCAGCATCACCTGGACACCAGCCGCGCTGAGGAACGCGACACGGGTCAGGTCGAGCACGACCGGGCCGGACCGTTCCGCGAGCGCGTCCGCCAGCCCGGGCGCGCTGCACAGGTCGATCTCGCCTGCCGCCGACACCACCGCCACACCACGCCGACGCTCGACGGCGAGATCCAGCACGCGCTCCGTGAGCGGGGTGCACGGCTCGTCGGACACCAGGCTCGCCTCCTCGGCGCTTTGTCGAATACTGGCGGGAACCGTAGCCCGAGTGTAGCGCCGCCCACGGCGCCGGCGCTGGCGGCGAAACCACCGGATCGTGCGTTACTCGCCGGTCGCCACGATCTTCGCGCTGCCCAGCACGAGGTCACCGGCCGCGTCCGGCCGGTACAGCACGGCGACCTGGCCCGGCGCGACGCCGGTGAGCGGCTCGCGCACCTGGATCCGCACTTCGTCGCCCTCGACCTCGGCGACCGCGGCGCCGAGCCCGCCGTGCGCCCGCACCTGGACCACGCATTCGGTCGGGCCATCGAGCGGCCCCGACGGCCACACGGGGCGGCCGGCGCGGATCTCCCGCACGGTCAGCGCGTCCGCGGAGCCGACCTTCACGGTGCCGGACACCGGTTCCAGCGCCAGCACGTACCGCGGCTTGCCGTCCAGCACCGACCGGTCGATGCCGAGCCCCTTGCGCTGGCCGATGGTGAAACCGTGCACGCCGGTGTGGCGGCCGAGCACGGCACCGGTCTCGGCGTCGACGAGGTCGCCCGGTCGCTGGCCGAGGCGCTTCTCCAGGAACTTCTGGGTGTCGCCGTCGGGGATGAAGCAGATGTCGTGGCTGTCCGGCTTGCGCGCCACGGCGAGACCGCGGCTCTCGGCCTCCGCGCGGATGTCCGGCTTGCGGGTGTCGCCGACCGGGAACATCGAGTGCCGCAGCTGCTCCGGCGTCAGCGAGGCCAGCACGTAGGACTGGTCCTTGTCCGCGTCGACGGCGCGGCGCAGCTCCGGCACACCGTCCACAACGGACAGGCGGGCGTAGTGGCCGGTCGCGACGGCGTCGAACCCCAGCGCCATCGCCTTGTCCAGCAGCGCCTCGAACTTGATCTTCTCGTTGCAGGTGACGCACGGGTTGGGCGTGCGTCCGGCGGCGTACTCGCCGACGAAGGTCTCGATGACCTCCTCGCTGAACCGCTCCGCGAAGTCCCAGACGTAGAACGGGATCCCGAGGATGTCCGCGGCGCGGCGCGCGTCGTGCGAGTCCTCGATCGTGCAGCACCCGCGCGAACCGGTGCGCAGCGTGCCGGGCTTGGCCGACAACGCCAGGTGTACGCCGACCACGTCGTGGCCGGCCTCGACCGCACGGGCCGCCGCCACGGCCGAGTCCACTCCCCCGCTCATCGCGGCCAGTACCCGCATCACATCTCCTGCTTGTTCTTGCGCAACCCGGACAGGCCCGCCTGCCGCGCCCGCGCGACCACGCCGCCGATCTCCCGCGCCACCGCGTCCACATCGTCCGGCGTCGACGTGTGACCGAGCGAGAACCGCAGCGAACCGCGGGCCGACGCCGCGTCGGCGCCCATCGCGAGCAGCACGTGGCTGGGCTCCGCGACGCCGGCGGTGCAGGCCGAACCGGTCGAGCACTCGATGCCCTTGGTGTCCAGCAACATCAGCAGGCTGTCGCCCGCGCAGCCGGGAAAGGTCAGGTGCGCGATGCCGGGCAGCCGTCCCTCGCCCGAAGGCACGCCGTTGAGCACGACGTCGGGCAC containing:
- a CDS encoding STAS domain-containing protein; the encoded protein is MSDEPCTPLTERVLDLAVERRRGVAVVSAAGEIDLCSAPGLADALAERSGPVVLDLTRVAFLSAAGVQVMLEAQARGCDLRLVVPRSGRLLRIFDVTGLTAQVPRFDSVVDAVGS
- the mnmA gene encoding tRNA 2-thiouridine(34) synthase MnmA, which encodes MRVLAAMSGGVDSAVAAARAVEAGHDVVGVHLALSAKPGTLRTGSRGCCTIEDSHDARRAADILGIPFYVWDFAERFSEEVIETFVGEYAAGRTPNPCVTCNEKIKFEALLDKAMALGFDAVATGHYARLSVVDGVPELRRAVDADKDQSYVLASLTPEQLRHSMFPVGDTRKPDIRAEAESRGLAVARKPDSHDICFIPDGDTQKFLEKRLGQRPGDLVDAETGAVLGRHTGVHGFTIGQRKGLGIDRSVLDGKPRYVLALEPVSGTVKVGSADALTVREIRAGRPVWPSGPLDGPTECVVQVRAHGGLGAAVAEVEGDEVRIQVREPLTGVAPGQVAVLYRPDAAGDLVLGSAKIVATGE